In a single window of the Diospyros lotus cultivar Yz01 chromosome 10, ASM1463336v1, whole genome shotgun sequence genome:
- the LOC127811399 gene encoding guanylate kinase 3, chloroplastic, with amino-acid sequence MPSSMLLRRLSTSFPRFDSTHFLCPRKPAFPFSVFGSKPQFLPTPRFVSSSCKMSDVRRPAAARIPPVDVADSAQLYQALESAVGSRFSLDPLAPNPNPLVIVISGPSGVGKDSVIKKLREIREGIHFVVTATSRAKRPGEVDGKDYIFLSKEEFLAMARSDELLEYALVYGDYKGIPKRQIREFMARGSDIVLRVDIQGAATLRRILGRSAVFIFLVAESESALVQRLIHRRTESMESLLVRIATAREEVKHIRHFDYAVVNAEGKLDSAVKLVESIIDAEKAKVRQRTVVI; translated from the coding sequence ATGCCCTCATCGATGCTCTTAAGAAGGCTTTCTACATCCTTCCCTCGATTTGATTCCACCCATTTTCTTTGCCCTAGGAAACCCGCCtttccattttctgttttcGGCTCCAAGCCCCAATTTTTACCCACCCCCCGGTTTGTTTCGTCCAGCTGTAAAATGAGCGATGTCCGGAGGCCGGCGGCGGCGAGAATCCCGCCCGTCGATGTCGCCGACAGCGCGCAACTGTACCAAGCGCTCGAATCCGCCGTGGGTTCGAGGTTCAGTTTGGATCCGTTGGCGCCCAACCCTAACCCTTTGGTAATTGTGATCAGCGGGCCGAGTGGGGTGGGAAAAGACTCGGTGATCAAGAAATTGAGGGAAATTCGGGAGGGAATTCACTTCGTTGTCACGGCGACGAGCCGGGCGAAAAGGCCCGGCGAGGTGGACGGGAAAGACTATATTTTCTTGAGCAAGGAGGAGTTTTTGGCAATGGCGAGGAGTGATGAGCTTTTGGAGTATGCATTGGTGTATGGGGACTATAAGGGGATTCCCAAACGGCAAATTAGGGAATTCATGGCCAGAGGGTCTGACATTGTGTTGAGAGTGGACATACAGGGGGCTGCAACATTGAGGAGGATTTTGGGGAGATCTGCTGTCTTTATCTTCTTGGTGGCGGAGAGTGAATCGGCATTGGTGCAGAGGTTGATCCATAGGAGGACTGAGAGTATGGAGAGTTTGCTTGTAAGGATTGCCACGGCTCGGGAGGAGGTGAAGCACATTAGGCATTTTGACTACGCGGTTGTGAATGCTGAGGGGAAGCTGGACAGCGCGGTGAAGCTCGTGGAGTCTATTATTGATGCGGAGAAAGCTAAAGTGCGGCAAAGGACTGTGGTGATATAG